A genome region from Populus alba chromosome 3, ASM523922v2, whole genome shotgun sequence includes the following:
- the LOC118054465 gene encoding uncharacterized protein, translating to MSAPMAPIIIHALLATLFALPLSLIAQPANNPTSRIIIVGVVYCDTCSTNTFSRYSCFLPGADVHIQCIFQAISPKTTEKIMFSANRTTDRYGIYKVTVPEVDGVDCAEGSTIELVCQASLIRSSYPACNVPGLKMSTDEISVKSKQNNLCIYSMNALTYRPSKKNATLCGKHKEELQISFNSSKFFLPDSPPYGFPWHTLPKMSPSPFPPLPPFPSPSFPPLPTPSQPFPPLPSPRPPSLPFPFPPLPPTPSLFHPAPPPAFNLGNPGTWIPNTPSLAPPPPPEFNLRDPRTWIPYIPPSPPNNPQNQNP from the exons ATGTCCGCTCCCATGGCTCCAATCATTATTCATGCTCTTCTAGCAACTTTGTTTGCTCTCCCGCTTTCTCTCATTGCTCAGCCAGCAAACAATCCAACCTCCCGAATCATTATTGTTGGTGTAGTCTACTGTGATACCTGCTCAACCAACACTTTCTCCAGATACAGCTGCTTCTTGCCAG GTGCGGATGTTCACATTCAATGTATATTCCAAGCAATCTCACCAAAAACTACAGAGAAGATTATGTTCTCTGCTAACAGAACAACAGATAGATATGGAATATATAAAGTGACAGTGCCCGAGGTTGATGGTGTTGATTGTGCGGAGGGATCGACAATTGAATTAGTATGCCAGGCAAGTTTAATACGGAGCTCATATCCAGCCTGCAACGTTCCTGGTTTAAAGATGTCAACAGACGAGATATCAGTCAAGTCAAAGCAGAACAATCTCTGTATTTACAGCATGAATGCTTTGACTTACAGACCTTCCAAAAAAAATGCTACCTTGTGTGGGAAACACAAAGAAGAGTTACAGATTTCTTTCAACTCTTCAAAGTTTTTTCTCCCTGACTCCCCACCCTATGGGTTCCCATGGCATACCTTGCCTAAAATGTCACCATCACCCTTCCCTCCATTGCCACCATTTCCATCTCCATCCTTCCCTCCATTACCTACGCCATCTCAGCCTTTTCCTCCCTTGCCATCTCCTCGCCCACCTTCTTTGCCCTTTCCATTTCCACCCCTCCCACCTACCCCATCTCTATTCCATCCAGCACCTCCACCAGCATTTAATCTAGGAAATCCAGGGACATGGATACCGAATACCCCTTCATTagcacctccaccaccacctgaATTTAATCTAAGAGATCCCAGAACTTGGATACCATACATCCCTCCATCCCCACCCAATAACCCTCAGAACCAAAATCCATGA
- the LOC118054464 gene encoding glutaredoxin-C1: MQYHQAESWGYHVPVRTCMASDPLEKVARLASESAVVVFSISSCCMCHALKRLFCGMGVNPTVYELDHDPRGEEIEKALTRLLGNSASVPVVFIGGKLIGAMERVMASHISGTLVPLLKEAGALWL; the protein is encoded by the coding sequence ATGCAATATCATCAGGCTGAGTCATGGGGTTACCACGTGCCAGTGAGGACCTGCATGGCATCAGACCCCTTGGAGAAGGTTGCGAGGCTGGCATCGGAGAGTGCTGTTGTGGTATTTAGTATCAGTAGCTGTTGCATGTGTCATGCCTTGAAGAGACTCTTTTGTGGGATGGGTGTGAACCCAACCGTTTATGAGCTCGACCATGACCCGAGAGGGGAAGAGATTGAGAAGGCATTAACGAGGCTGCTCGGGAATTCAGCTTCTGTGCCTGTTGTGTTCATTGGAGGGAAGTTAATTGGTGCCATGGAACGAGTCATGGCTTCCCATATCAGTGGAACTCTCGTGCCCCTCCTCAAGGAAGCTGGAGCACTCTGGCTTTGA
- the LOC118054463 gene encoding exocyst complex component EXO70C1, with the protein MAKMDGNTGPESEAVLEEPSSAPELSLLQVLEDVGRFLKSLSSTHDTSNNLPDVPNSVKSLLKMIQKMITKYDSNAKFGQNQEDDSSFIESLNCISKLINVLGEFPSNSTTASCFNRASTIQRLAMSMLDGEFRLILESCNQGNDADLKSPKPSKQSSFGSHPESDYCVVPESKSREDEEFPSYAPEAISKMNRIATAMISSGYESKCCMVYSLVRRNAFSSELDKLGYENISTENVQKMQWQSLEGAIAMWLSVIKHCSSVLFSGERKLCSSVFSEYPSISQRLFSHIALTFAVRFLNFADAIALTKRSAEKLFKILDMYEALRDLIPVFDYDTSSSECSEELKSQIWAVKGRLGEFAVSIICDLENSIKRDNVRTPVPSGAVHPLTRYTMNYLKYACEYKETLGQVFQQHQKKEGSGESKGPESDIKSGANDDYGTPKSSPFSAQLNSVMDLLDENLDMKSKLYRDPALSYIFLMNNGRYILQKIKGSDEIHDMMGDTWCRKRSSDLRQYHKAYTRETWTKLLQCLNQDGLQVNGKVSKAVLKERFKTFTTMFDEIHRTQSTWVVSDEQLQSELRVSVSAVVTPAYRSFVGRFQQHLAHGRQIEKYIKYQPEDIENLIDELFDGNTTSMARRRT; encoded by the coding sequence ATGGCCAAAATGGATGGCAATACAGGTCCTGAATCAGAGGCGGTCCTTGAAGAGCCCTCTTCCGCTCCAGAATTAAGCCTGCTTCAAGTCTTGGAAGACGTTGGTCGATTTCTCAAATCGTTATCCTCGACGCATGATACATCTAACAACCTGCCGGATGTTCCGAACTCTGTGAAATCGTTGttgaaaatgattcaaaaaatgataactaaatatGATTCCAACGCAAAGTTTGGCCAAAATCAAGAGGATGACTCATCATTCATTGAGTCTTTGAATTGCATTTCAAAGTTGATAAATGTTCTTGGCGAATTCCCTTCCAATTCCACAACAGCCTCTTGCTTCAACCGAGCCAGCACCATCCAGCGTCTAGCCATGTCCATGTTAGACGGTGAGTTCCGGTTAATTCTTGAAAGTTGCAATCAGGGAAACGATGCAGATCTCAAATCTCCAAAGCCATCAAAACAATCGTCGTTCGGTTCCCATCCGGAATCTGATTACTGCGTTGTACCAGAatccaaatcaagagaagatgAGGAATTCCCATCATATGCACCAGAAGCAATCTCGAAAATGAACAGAATCGCCACCGCTATGATCTCATCAGGCTACGAGAGTAAGTGTTGCATGGTTTACAGCTTGGTGAGGAGAAATGCATTCTCTAGCGAATTGGACAAGCTCGGTTATGAAAATATCAGCACCGAAAACGTACAAAAAATGCAATGGCAATCATTGGAAGGAGCAATCGCTATGTGGCTCAGTGTAATCAAGCATTGTTCCTCAGTTCTCTTCTCAGGCGAGCGGAAGCTTTGCAGCTCCGTATTTTCTGAGTATCCATCAATATCTCAGAGATTATTCAGCCACATTGCATTAACCTTTGCTGTAAGGTTTCTCAATTTTGCAGACGCAATCGCATTAACGAAACGTTCGGCTGAGAAACTGTTCAAAATTTTGGACATGTATGAGGCACTGCGCGATTTAATTCCTGTTTTTGACTACGATACTAGTTCAAGTGAATGCTCTGAAGAACTAAAATCACAAATCTGGGCTGTGAAAGGCCGGCTTGGAGAATTTGCCGTGAGCATTATCTGTGATTTGGAGAATTCGATAAAGAGAGACAATGTCAGGACTCCTGTCCCAAGTGGTGCGGTTCACCCCTTGACACGCTACACAATGAATTATCTAAAATACGCCTGTGAGTATAAGGAAACATTAGGGCAAGTGTTTCAGCAGCACCAAAAAAAGGAAGGATCCGGAGAGTCAAAAGGCCCTGAATCGGATATTAAGAGTGGAGCCAACGACGACTATGGCACTCCAAAGAGCTCACCGTTTTCAGCACAGTTGAATTCGGTTATGGATTTGCTGGATGAGAATCTTGACATGAAATCAAAGCTCTACAGAGATCCTGCGTTGAGTTATATATTCCTGATGAATAATGGGAGATACATCTTGCAAAAGATAAAAGGTTCTGATGAAATTCATGATATGATGGGTGATACATGGTGTCGAAAGCGATCATCCGATTTGAGGCAGTACCACAAGGCTTATACAAGAGAGACGTGGACCAAATTGTTGCAGTGTCTAAACCAGGATGGTTTGCAGGTAAACGGGAAAGTCTCAAAGGCTGTGTTGAAAGAGAGGTTCAAGACGTTCACCACCATGTTTGATGAGATACACAGGACGCAGAGCACATGGGTGGTGAGTGATGAGCAGCTTCAGTCTGAGCTTCGGGTTTCGGTATCGGCAGTGGTGACTCCGGCTTACCGTTCATTTGTAGGGAGATTCCAACAGCATTTGGCTCACGGTAGACAAATAGAGAAGTATATTAAGTACCAACCTGAAGATATTGAGAACTTGATTGATGAATTGTTTGATGGAAATACTACATCCATGGCAAGGAGGAGGACATAA
- the LOC118054462 gene encoding serine/threonine-protein kinase PBS1: MGCFSCFDSREEEKLNQEKKSVDLKPTLPPVSSNISKLSSGADRLRSRSNDVQSKRELSSPKDAPGVNIAAHIFTFRELAAATKNFRPECFLGEGGFGRVYKGRLESTGQAVAVKQLDRNGLQGNREFLVEVLMLSLLHHPNLVNLIGYCADGDQRLLVYEFMPLGSLEDHLHDLPPEKEPLDWNTRMKIAAGAAKGLEYLHDKASPPVIYRDFKSSNILLEEGFHPKLSDFGLAKLGPTGDKSHVSTRVMGTYGYCAPEYAMTGQLTVKSDVYSFGVVFLELITGRKAIDSTRPHGEQNLVTWTRPLFNDRRKFSKLADPRLQGRYPMRGLYQALAVASMCIQEQAAARPLIGDVVTALSYLANQAYEPNGHGYRGLGDRDEKRHREERGGQLSRNEEGGGSGRKWDLDGSEKEDSPRETARMLNRDLDRERAVAEAKMWGENWREKRRQSAQGSFDGSNG, encoded by the exons ATgggttgtttttcttgttttgattcaagggaagaagagaagctgaatcaagagaaaaaatctGTTGATCTAAAGCCAACTCTGCCTCCAGTTTCTTCTAACATTTCTAAGTTGTCTTCTG GAGCTGACAGGCTCAGATCAAGAAGCAATGACGTGCAATCCAAAAGGGAATTATCGAGTCCAAAGGATGCACCTGGTGTCAATATAGCTGCTCATATTTTTACTTTTCGTGAGCTTGCAGCTGCAACCAAGAATTTTAGGCCAGAGTGTTTCTTAGGGGAAGGAGGATTTGGACGTGTATATAAAGGGCGTCTTGAGAGCACTGGTCAG GCTGTTGCTGTCAAACAATTGGATAGGAATGGCCTCCAGGGTAATAGGGAATTTCTAGTGGAGGTTCTCATGCTGAGCCTTTTACATCATCCAAACCTTGTGAACCTGATTGGCTATTGTGCTGATGGGGATCAGCGGCTTCTTGTCTATGAATTTATGCCCTTGGGATCATTGGAAGATCACCTTCATG ACCTTCCACCTGAAAAGGAACCACTAGATTGGAACACGAGAATGAAGATAGCTGCAGGTGCAGCCAAAGGCTTAGAATACCTGCATGATAAAGCAAGTCCTCCTGTTATTTACAGGGATTTTAAGTCATCCAACATATTACTTGAAGAAGGATTTCATCCAAAGCTTTCTGATTTTGGGCTTGCAAAGCTTGGCCCCACCGGGGACAAGTCACATGTTTCCACCAGGGTTATGGGTACTTATGGCTATTGTGCTCCTGAGTATGCCATGACCGGACAATTGACTGTAAAATCTGACGTCTACAGTTTTGGGGTAGTGTTCTTAGAGCTGATTACTGGTCGTAAAGCCATTGACAGCACTCGACCACATGGAGAACAGAACCTCGTGACATGG ACACGTCCATTATTCAATGATCGTAGGAAATTCTCAAAATTGGCAGACCCGCGACTTCAGGGACGTTATCCAATGAGAGGACTCTACCAGGCTTTAGCTGTGGCATCCATGTGCATCCAGGAGCAAGCTGCTGCACGTCCTCTCATTGGGGATGTGGTCACCGCACTTTCTTATTTAGCAAACCAGGCATATGAACCTAATGGTCATGGCTACAGAGGTTTGGGGGACAGGGATGAGAAGAGACATAGAGAGGAGAGAGGTGGACAGTTATCAAGGAATGAGGAAGGCGGAGGATCTGGACGCAAATGGGATTTGGATGGATCTGAGAAAGAGGACTCGCCAAGAGAAACTGCTAGGATGTTAAACAGGGATTTGGATAGAGAACGAGCTGTTGCTGAGGCCAAGATGTGGGGAGAAAATTGGAGAGAAAAAAGACGACAAAGCGCTCAAGGAAGTTTTGATGGCAGTAATGGATAG
- the LOC118054461 gene encoding bidirectional sugar transporter N3: MAVTSILHLAFAFGILGNIISTMVYLAPVPTFIRIFKKKSTEDFQSLPYLMALFSSMLWLYYAMLKKDTILLVTINSFGCIVETTYIAIYIVYAARESRVSTIKLLISMNMGLFSLILLLAHFLVSGSVRVKVLGWLCVAFSVCVFAAPLNILKQVIRTKSVEFMPFTLSFFLTLSAVMWFAYGLLLKDLCIALPNILGFILGLLQMLLYGIYRNAQKVEEKKKLPGQNLKSIVILGAVGAPEVYPVDAKPDVNGGAEEHDQTEEAKEDEKTMEASQDKLQSNECAV, encoded by the exons ATGGCAGTGACGAGCATTCTCCATTTGGCATTCGCATTTGGCATTctgg GAAACATTATTTCAACCATGGTGTACTTGGCTCCAGT gccAACAtttatccgaattttcaaaaaaaaatcaacagaagaTTTCCAGTCGTTGCCTTATCTCATGGCATTGTTCAGTTCTATGCTTTGGCTCTACTATGCAATGCTAAAAAAAGATACAATTCTTCTTGTCACCATCAACTCATTTGGATGTATCGTGGAGACTACTTACATTGCCATCTATATTGTTTATGCAGCAAGAGAGAGCAGG GTCTCAACAATCAAACTCCTTATTTCTATGAACATGGGGTTGTTCTCTTTGATCCTTCTCCTTGCACATTTTCTAGTGAGTGGTTCAGTACGTGTTAAGGTTCTTGGTTGGCTTTGCGTTGCCTTTTCCGTGTGCGTCTTTGCAGCACCTTTAAACATCCTG AAACAAGTAATTCGAACAAAGAGCGTCGAGTTCATGCCCTTCACCCTGTCATTTTTCCTTACTTTGAGCGCGGTCATGTGGTTTGCCTACGGCCTTCTACTCAAGGACTTGTGTATCGCT CTTCCGAACATCTTGGGCTTCATCTTGGGGTTACTTCAGATGCTGCTATATGGGATCTACAGGAATGCACAGAAGgttgaagagaaaaagaagctGCCAGGTCAAAACTTAAAGAGTATTGTCATATTAGGCGCAGTAGGGGCCCCTGAAGTTTATCCGGTCGATGCAAAACCTGACGTGAATGGAGGTGCTGAGGAGCACGACCAGACAGAGGAGGCTAAGGAGGATGAGAAAACCATGGAAGCTTCACAGGATAAGCTCCAATCAAATGAATGTGCAGTTTGa